One part of the Arabidopsis thaliana chromosome 1 sequence genome encodes these proteins:
- the PGY2 gene encoding Ribosomal protein L6 family (PIGGYBACK2 (PGY2); FUNCTIONS IN: structural constituent of ribosome, rRNA binding; INVOLVED IN: adaxial/abaxial pattern formation, translation; LOCATED IN: cytosolic large ribosomal subunit, vacuole, large ribosomal subunit, membrane, chloroplast envelope; EXPRESSED IN: 7 plant structures; EXPRESSED DURING: L mature pollen stage, M germinated pollen stage; CONTAINS InterPro DOMAIN/s: Ribosomal protein L6 (InterPro:IPR000702), Ribosomal protein L6, alpha-beta domain (InterPro:IPR020040), Ribosomal protein L6, conserved site-2 (InterPro:IPR002359); BEST Arabidopsis thaliana protein match is: Ribosomal protein L6 family (TAIR:AT1G33120.1); Has 1644 Blast hits to 1643 proteins in 495 species: Archae - 312; Bacteria - 169; Metazoa - 422; Fungi - 179; Plants - 339; Viruses - 0; Other Eukaryotes - 223 (source: NCBI BLink).): MKTILSSETMDIPDSVTIKVHAKVIEVEGPRGKLVRDFKHLNLDFQLIKDPETGKKKLKIDSWFGTRKTSASIRTALSHVDNLISGVTRGFRYKMRFVYAHFPINASIGGDGKSIEIRNFLGEKKVRKVEMLDGVTIVRSEKVKDEIVLDGNDIELVSRSCALINQKCHVKKKDIRKFLDGIYVSEKSKIVEEE, translated from the exons atgaagacgaTTCTTTCTTCCGAAACGATGGACATCCCCGACAGTGTTACCATCAAGGTTCACGCTAAAGTGATCGAAGTCGAAGGACCTCGCGGGAAGCTTGTTCGCGATTTCAAGCATCTCAACCTCGATTTCCAGCTGATCAAGGATCCAGAGActggaaagaagaagcttaagaTCGATTCGTGGTTTGGAACACGCAAAACCAGCGCCTCCATCAGAACCGCTCTTAGCCACGTCGATAACTTGATCTCCGGTGTTACCAGAGGTTTCCGTTACAAGATGAGGTTCGTGTACGCCCATTTTCCCATCAACGCCTCCATCGGCGGTGACGGAAAGTCTATCGAGATCCGTAACTTCCTTGGCGAGAAGAAG GTGAGGAAGGTAGAGATGTTGGATGGTGTAACCATTGTTCGATCTGAGAAGGTGAAGGATGAGATTGTTCTTGACGGTAACGACATCGAGCTTGTTTCAAGGTCATGCGCTTTGATCAACCAG AAATGTcacgtgaagaagaaggatatcAGGAAGTTTCTTGATGGTATCTATGTTAGCGAGAAAAGCAAGATCGTAGAGGAAGAATGA